The sequence CCAATGAAACTGCTTCCATTATCGCCAAATCGAGTATCAAGACTCTTCATATTGGATTTACTCAGAAAATGCCGAATTCTTGGGAAGGAAGGCACAAATTGGAGACTAAAATGCGACTTCGAGCTTTGAGGTtaatcttccttttctttttaaataatttctagtttagtttagtttgcaGTCAAGTTTCGATTGgaactgattattttttttttttttattattattaatgtaaatTATATTGGTGCGGAGCAGAGTTGTGAGAGAGGAGATGATGGATGGAATAGTGATGTTTGCGGATGATAGTAACATGCATAGTATGGAGCTATTTGATGAGATACAAAATGTGAAATGGTTTGGTGCGGTTTCGGTTGGGATTCTGGCTCAttctggtggtggtggtggtgagtcGTCTTCAGCTATGGCTGAGAAGGATGTGAAACCGAATTTGTCTAATCCAGCAATGCCTGTTCAGGGCCCAGCTTGTAATGCTTCTAACAAATTGGTTGGCTGGCATACGTTTAATTCATTGCCGTATGAGGGGAAGAGTGCCGTTTATATCGATGATAGAGCTACAGTGTTGCCTAGGAAGCTTGAGTGGGCTGGGTTTGTGTTGAATTCAAGGTTGCTTTTGAAGGAAGCTCAAGATAAGCCTGAATGGGTCAAGGATCTTGATTTGGTTGATGAGAATATAGAGAGTCCTTTAGCTTTGCTGAAGGATCCTTCTATGGTAGAGCCGCTTGGGAGCTGTGGGCGACAAGTTTTGCTGTGGTGGCTTCGTGTTGAAGCTCGTGCTGATAGCAAATTCCCTCCAGGGtgagtttctctttttttcccttgcgTTGCGCTTCCTATCTTGATTTAGATAATAGCTATTGGAGTAAGTTTTCATTATCTTTAGCATTGCCTGTCATTTTAATTGTAGGAGCATATAGATAAGAATTCTTGTGTGAACTACTATTGTACTGCTCCTGTGTAATTTTGAGGCTACAGTTAACCATCAAGTTCTGCCCCAAGTGTCGTAGCAggtaaggatatttttttttaaaaagaaaaaaaaaaacagagaaaagaaaaaaaggaagaaaagaaattgcTGGATGATAGGTTGAACTGCGACTCCTGCCCCCCAAGACAGTTGTTGGCATGCCTTGAACTTATGCATCTTAGgtagcatgtttttttcatggaaCTGTGCTATAGCATGACATTATGTACCAGGagcaaaagaaataaaacagagaagaaaattGGCTCCCTGCATGATATACTGAAAAACTCTCCTCCTTGATATTGCGTCAATGGTGTTGATGAACTAGCTAACTCTTGGTTTTATATTGGCTGGTGTAACAAATGTTGATGAACCATTTTAGGGATGCTGATTTGTATGAAAAATTCACTTATCAATGGTTACAGGTGCATTGTTCCATTGATACCATACCACGATTATTTCATAATCTCATGAACTCCCTGTTGTTAAAGTAAGGTTTCTGTATTTTTCGGAAAGTTAATATTTTCTATCCACAATTTAGGTAATTCATTGCTCTCTTCATCCCACAAAGAGCGTCCATCTTACTATTTTTAGTTATCCCAACATGCATATGTAGCCAGAGAATTAAAGGGGTATAACCCTTAAAGTTCCATGTAGAACTGTTTCTTATTGAAAGAATTAAGGGGTAGTTGTAGAAAATCCGTGGAAAAAATGAGGTGGTGctgttttaatttagttttcttaAACTGTCTGAAAAGTCAAATTGGACACTATGTGACAGAGAGAATGGTCATTAGCTTTTGGTGAGAAAATAGACTCAAGCCTACTGGAAAATGTGAACAACTACTAGATTTCTGGAGTATAAGCTTTGGAAAGAGCGTGTTGTTCCATGCAGATGAAATGGATGGCGTGCATCTTTTATTGCTACTGAAAGAGATTGGTGGTACCTGAGCTCACTAAGAGGTCAATATTAGTTGGTGAGGACTTGGGAAACACTGAAAGAATTGACCTTTTCTTCATTGTAATGAATAGATTTTTGAAGCCCGACActcacttttctttcttctttaatgGCCCAGAGGATCAGAGATGTCAAACACTGTTGCATATGTTGTTGATGCAAATTCCATTATCTTCAGAAATTCAGGGGCTGCAGGGCCTGCCACATTTATTTTGTAGACAGGCTTTCATAATTTGCATGTGCTTTTTGATATGTTGAAAACTTCTTCTTTTCCTAAATCTCATTTGCTTAGGCTTTCATGATTAGTAAGGGAATTTCATCAAAATACTTTGACCCTCATGATTTGTGCTTGTTTGGCTGGGCATTGCACAAGATGGTCTTAGACTCTTAATGAGAATAGGCTGGGCCTTGCATTGCAATTTTCCTTGCTTAGGCCATCAGGTTGTGGTCCTTTATACTCCAAAATCAAGGTAATATgcttcaaagtgtttttttagttgttctAGGTGTCTCCTAGTTGTAACTATTAAagatgtatttatcttttaagtctCTTGAATTATCCTAGACTAGTATAAATATGTGTTCATAGTATTGTAAATCCAAGTCCTGGTCTATGGCTTCCTCTCTTAGGAGAGTAACATAATTAAAGGGGAGtgttggaattaattttgaagttttcaTTCAAAGTGTCTTTTAGTTCTCCTAGGTGTATGCATGTAACTAGTACAAGTTCAAGCCCTCTCTTAGGAGAGTAATGTAATGTAAGAGTTCCCTTCCTTCTCCCCTTAGTTATTTTCAATATGGTATTTTCAACAAGAATCTGTTGTATTCATTTGTGCTGCAGACAGATGGTTGTTATCTTCTCTTACCAATTTGGCAACTGGGTTAATTTCCAGAAAGCTTAATTCTACCATGTCTTCTTACAGATGGATAATTGACCCACCGTTGGAAATTACTGTGCCATCAAAACGAACACCATGGCCAGATGCTCCTCCTGAACTCCCTTCCAACAAAAAGTTAACAATTAACCAAGAGCAGACTATTAAGCATCCTCCAAAGACTCGATCACCCCGATCAAA is a genomic window of Populus alba chromosome 5, ASM523922v2, whole genome shotgun sequence containing:
- the LOC118045719 gene encoding beta-1,4-xylosyltransferase IRX14 translates to MKLSMLQQSYMNRRSASFRGSSAPLDSSTDNTIKSPAAIFWLLLHGFCCLISLVLGFRFSRLVFFFLFSTSTTTTLYIATPFPHLTKTNNNINDPPIEIPVINKTLSSSSRVVVGRHGIRIRPWPHPNPSEVMKAHQIIETVQREQRTQFGVKSPRTLIVVTPTYVRTFQTLHLTGVMHSLMLVPYDVVWIVVEAGGATNETASIIAKSSIKTLHIGFTQKMPNSWEGRHKLETKMRLRALRVVREEMMDGIVMFADDSNMHSMELFDEIQNVKWFGAVSVGILAHSGGGGGESSSAMAEKDVKPNLSNPAMPVQGPACNASNKLVGWHTFNSLPYEGKSAVYIDDRATVLPRKLEWAGFVLNSRLLLKEAQDKPEWVKDLDLVDENIESPLALLKDPSMVEPLGSCGRQVLLWWLRVEARADSKFPPGWIIDPPLEITVPSKRTPWPDAPPELPSNKKLTINQEQTIKHPPKTRSPRSKRRSKRKHEAKVVETQVSTRHSEQN